The Vicia villosa cultivar HV-30 ecotype Madison, WI unplaced genomic scaffold, Vvil1.0 ctg.000326F_1_1, whole genome shotgun sequence genomic sequence CTAACGACTCAATTTCTGCCAATTCTTCTGGTGTCAGTTTAACCGATAAAGCACCTATATTTTGATTCAAATTCTCAATTTTGGTTGTTCCAGGTATCGGACACACATCGTCTCCTTGATGATGAAGCCAGGCCAGTGCAAGCTGAGGTGGTGTACACCCTTTCTTTGCAGCCAGTTCATTCACTTTGTCAAATATAGTTTGGTTCTGCTTCAGATTTTCAGGTTGAAACCGAGGCAAATGCTGCAACGTAAGGTAATTGAGTTGATTAACAAAGTGAACTAGTAATCGACATGAGTATCTTTAAGAGCATGTTTTTCACAAACCTTCCGGTAGTCATCCTGTTGCAAGTTCTCAAGCAACTTTGTTCCAGATGAAAAGAATCCTCGCCCGAGAGGACTATATGCAACAATTCCAATACCAAGTTCCCTATGAAACAAAATCATAACTCATCAATTTACAATCTGACACTTCGAATTAAAGGTGTGTTTTGTGTCTGACACTAAAAAGAGAAAACATAATGTTTATAAACTAAAAATCTTACCTGCAAGTCGGAATTATTTCTTCCTCAACATCTCTTGACCACAATGACCACTCCAACTGCACAGCTGTTATTGGATGAACGGCATGCGCTCTTCTGATTGTTGCGGCTGAGGCCTCAGACAAACCGATGTATTTTATTTTCCCCTCTTCAACTAGTTTCTTAAGCTCCCCAATCTtacaaacaaaaccaaaaaagTTCAAGTCATCACATGTCATTCTACATATGTCAAGTCAAATCAAAGATAAATGAAAAGAAGCGAACCGTGACTTCAATTGGAAGACGAGTATCAATACGATGTTGATAATAGAGATCAATAGAATCAATATCAAGTCTCTTCAAGCTACCTTCACAAGCTTCTCTCACATAAGCAGGATCACCACAAATCTCAAATTTCCCTTCCCTAGCTCTCACTCCAAATTTAGTAGCCAATTGAACATTCTCTCTCACACCCTTCAAAGCCTATTCCAAAACTTTCACACATATTTCAATTTCATGCAAGCCAATAGCAAAACATGCAACAAATACTAAAATGAAATATCATAATAGAACATacccaaaaaaattcaaaagaagTTATGAAAAGAAAACCTAAAAGGGTAACAGAAAGTTAGAACCTTTCCAAGAAGGAGTTATCAAATCATACACCATACATATTCCAATTTCATTCATACTCATACAACATGATGCAGCAACAAAAACCTAATTACAATATCCACATATTTttacatcaaaacaaaaatgCTAATGAAAAGTAAAACTCAAAGGGTAAGAGAAAGTGGCAACCTTTCCAAGAAGGAGTTCATTGGTGTGAGGACCATAGATATCAGAAGTATCAAGAAAAGTGACACCAGATTGAATGGCATGGTGGATGAGAGCAATCATGTCAGGTTCAGGCTTAGGAGGACCATAGAAAGCAGACATGCTCATGCATCCAAGTCCTTGTAAGGACACTTCCATTCCCTGAGATCCCAACTTCATTCTTCCAACTTTTGACATTGTTTGACTCTGAACGGAAATGAAACAAAGGACAAATATCCTATGATATATACTACCTACCACCAGACAAAGTTAAGGTTGTAGTTATACTACCTACCACCTGGTCTAGTTATTTTTAGTATTGTTTTTTATTTGGTTGTAGAATCTCCAAATTATATCTTTcctattttgttaaaaaaataaataaataaactagaATTATATTGGCTATAATTGGTTATACTTAATAACTTGGTATTGGTAATTTTTTTCCTATTTAATAATTACTTTTTTTATGAATATCTAAAgattcttgtaaatatttttgtaaattagtataatttcataaatatttttcttacttagtttacatttaaaataaaataaaaaaatggtactCTCTTAATTGAGagtttgtaaaataaaaaattgctgGGTTAAGAATTGCTTAGAGTTGATTTAAGACTATATAACAATCATTAAGCTGAAGTTTAACTAATCACAGTAGCTGAAATATAATCAAATTCATTGAAATGAAAACAGATACAGATTTATTTCTTAAAGGTAACAACATCAAACACCAAAGTTACAATACTAGTATAAGCATTATGCAAGAAAACCACTTCATTTTGCAGCATTCCATGAAGAGAGTGGTGGCGTATCGGAATACTCCCATGTACTATTACTCTCCGCATATCTATCACCCTTCACAATATCAGCCAATGACTCAATTTCTGTCAATTCTTCTTGTGTTAGTTTCACAGACAAAGCACCAATGTTTTCATTAAAGTTCTCGAGTTTCGTTGTTCCGGGTATCGGGCACACGTCGTTTCCTTGGTGATGAAGCCATGCTAGTGCAAGCTGAGATGGAGTACACCCTTTCTTTGCAGCCAGTTCATTCACTTTGTCGAATATTGTTTGGTTCTGCTGCAGGTTCTCGGGTTGAAATCGAGGCGAATACTGCAACAATATTTACATAAGATAAATGAGTTGATTAACAAAATGAACTAAGTCACTAACTAGGAATTGACATGAGTTTCTGGAAAAGCATGATTTCGACAAACCTTTCGGTAGTCATCTTGATGCAAGTTCTCAACCAACTTTTTTCCTGACGAAAAGAATCCTCGCCCGAGAGGACTATATGCAACAATTCCAATACCAAGTTCCCTAAGATACAATCATCATAAAAGTTAGTCTTCATATCTATGTTGAATCGATATTTTGAATTAAAGGCGTCTTTCTGATCCTAACAAGACACCAACATATGTATTTGCATTTGATCTGGTGTCTGCGTTTTTGTGTCATGTCCAGTGTCTGTGTTAGTGCTTCATAATGTTTGCAAACTAAATATCACACCTGCAAGTCGGAATTATTTCTTCCTCGACATCTCTTGACCATAATGACCACTCCAACTGCACAGCGGTTATTGGATGAACAGCATGCGCTCTTCTGATTGTTGCAGCCGAGGCCTCAGACAGACcgatgtattttatttttccttcttCAACAAGTTTCTTAAGCTCTCCAATCttacaaagaaaatcaaaatagTTCAATCTCATATGATAGATTAACAACATAATATGTTACtataaaacgaaaaagaaaagaatCGAACCGTGACTTCAACTGGAAGACGAGTATCAATACGATGTTGATAATAGAGATCAATAGAATCAATATCAAGTCTCTTCAAGCTACCTTCACAAGCTTCTCTTACATAAGCTGGATCACCAAGGATCTCAAATTTCCCTTCCCTAAATCTGGCTCCAAATTTCGTAGCCAATTCAGCTTTCTCTCTCACCTCTCCCTTCAAAGCCTTTCCAAGAAGGAGTTCATTGGTGTGAGGTCCATAGACATCAGAAGTATCAAGCAAAGTGACACCAGATTGAATGGCATGATGGATGAGAGCAATCATGTCAGGTTCAGGCTTAGGAGGACCATAGATACCTGTAGACATGCTCATGCAACCAAGTCCTTGTGAGGACACTTCCATACCTTGTGATCCCAACTTCATTCTTCCTACTTTTGTCATTGCTGTGTCTCACAATACAATACTCAATAAATCTTCTATCTTACTATGTAAAGACCTCACAAAGTTAAAGAATGTTATGAGTATATTTCCACTGCTTgttctatttataataattcaGTATCATCATATAATAGAAGAAAGGTCAAACTTTTGTTCAAAAATACATAAAACTTGGCCAACAAGAAATTCTAGTCAATGCATGCATTTCTTAACGTAAgatatttttcttcaaatataCTTGTGGTCAAAGGTTGATTTCTTATTTTTGCCATATTTTTCAATTTCAATATTATTCTTCAAAAACTATCATTATTTCTTGTGTCATAAAGTGGCCCCTCAATCAATTTTAATAAgaacaaaaaatgaaattgactttTCCTCTCTCCTTTTCACACTGTCTCGGTTGCAAAGGGTCATGTTTGTCAAAGTTCATACATTTATATATTTGAATATTGGTTGATTAACATAATAACATCAGATATTTTAGATTTcagtttaatattttaaataaagaaataaaaataaagatattttaCATACACATAACATGTGTGATCTTTATAATTCATACAATTGTATTATTTAGAATTTTGAGTAGCTAAGCACAAACTtgacaaaaggaaaaaaattatttatttcaatcaaTTTTTCATATAAAGGATGATCAAGTTTTTGTTGGAATACTTGGAATGATGATAATTTGGaggaagagttggaaagatttattgacattaaatgagcaataaatgaacacaagtaagagctaatatggagatgaatttgaaaaggttCATTTTAAGTCTCACATTGGagggaacacaaatattagtagcgtatatatattccaacttgaACAATTGTTGTTGGGCCCAAGGGCACCTACAATTTTGTAAAGGAGTGAGGACACACCAATGTGCCAAGAAGACACGCGCGCGCCGCCGCCGTCCGTCCGTTCGGTTCGGTctacatgaattaattttttggaaCCCGAATTAAATTGGTGACGTGTCCTAAGACCAAGTCTTAACCTAGAATTTGACTAGGTTTACTTGTTCTCCAAACTTGCTGACCAAGTAAATAACTGCTACCTTGACTGGGCCGGTTCAACTCTTCCACTATATTTTCGCCCACGATTTGGTCCACTCGGTTGGATCCCTTTTGTCTATAAATACATTTCCCTCATTCATTTGTTCTGCACTCCAGAATTCACAACTGAATTCTTCCTCCTCTCTCTACTCTGCTTCATCTATATTTTCTTTTCCTGAATAACGACTGGAATTTATTCTAGATACTGCGACTGGTTTTTAAACCATCTGAAGGTGTAATTTGAACGACACATCATAGTGCAAGTGATTGTCGAATTGTCTGAACGGGTTGTTTTATCCTGGAGACGTCATCGTATTTCGAACTGCTTTGCATTATTACTGGAAGTACggtgaaacgtcttaaagaaagcgaccTAGTACGCGACTTGTCCCGATAATTTTCTCTGTGTCAATATTTTCTAATTCGAAAAATAACAGTTTTAAATGTCAAATGTTACAATCATTTTCATGTCTAGAATCAAACTTATTAACAGAATTGATACAATTTTTCAGTCCTAAAGACATACATAAAATATTGGTTAAGATAAAATTGGTATCAAAGAAAATGGTTCCTTCAAAATTTGTAGTAACCAATGAACCATTTGGAAGTATTATAGTTGTAGGTTTAATTCTTTTTAAACAAGAGAAAAAGTTTATGGAGAAACATACATATTCAGTTGCACTAGTGTCTATAATGAAAGATTCAGGCCTAATATTAATGGGAATAGTGCAAATATTACTTGTATTTGATTTAGATTGGGTGGTGATGTGGTTCACACTATGGGAATTcaaatgtgatgattgttgaaatAATGTCAATAAAGCTTAGTGCTAATATGGAGTGAAAGCTAGTAGACAGGAATCTTGTTCATTAAGTTGTTCTTCATTAGTCTCAGATTGAGAACCATATTCATGAGTGTGGTCATGACCTAAATTTTTATGTTTCCCTGTTGTTTCCAATTAGGGGGATAACCATGCTTCTTAAATCATGTATCTATGGTATAACTAGTCATACCACAATGTGTGCAGATTCTGATTCCTCTTCCTCGACCATCAGATTGGCAACCACCTCTAGTATTCTTGCCATGAAAAGAATAATTGCCTCTACCTTAAGACTGACTAGAAGAAAAATCTAAGAGCTTAGATTCATCAAGAGGAGTGACAATCTATATTTCTTGTTGAACAACTAAGAAATACACTTTACAAACATTTGGAAGATGGTTCGTCAACATGATTTCAGATTTAACAACAGAATATTGGCCATTTAAACTGATTAAGAATTTGATAACCTGATCAGAATCTTTGTAACTAAGAATTTTGTCAATGGCTATACAAGATATGGCATAATCACATGTAGGAATGTGACGAAAATTGTTTAGTTCTTGCCACAATACTTTTAATTATGTGTAATAAAAAGAGATGGAACAATCACCTTATTTTAAAGTGAAAATTTCTTCTTAAATATCCGAGATTCGGAAAATATCACCATGATAAAACTTATCTTTCAACTTTTTCCATATGTTGGATCTAGTTTCCATCCACAAGATGCTTTGATAAATCTCTGATTCAACTGAATTATTTAGCCATGACATTATCAAAGTGTTGCACCTATCCCAAGCTATTGAATGAACATATTTGTTCGATGGTCTTGGCAATGCTCCATTGATGAAGTGAAGCTTGTTATTGGACCTTAAAGCCATTGTCATGGAACGGGACCAAGAATGATAATTGTCAGCATTCAATAAAGGTGTAACTAGAATAAGAGCTGCATTTTCATTGGGATGCATGAAATAGGGATTTAAGGTATCATTTTGATAACCTTCTTCAAGGACCATTGTTCTGGTTTGATGGAGAATGAACATTGTTAGTGCCAGAAAAGCTTTCAACACAAATCGTTGAAGAGAAAATTGGATGAAGATCAATGGAAGAAAATGGGTGGAGATTTGTGAAGTAAAACGAGAGACTGGTTGATGAATCCGGAGCCACTGGTCGATGATACcttataaaaactaaaaacagTAACACCATAGAAGAATAATAGAGAAATCTTGCAATACAATATGAACTTGTGTTTTACAATTCTAACTATTACAATGCATTTACAATTCCTAAATAGGAGGGCTGTTCATGGCTCATGAACTGCACTAGACCAAATCATATTAATGGTTCGGTTCAGTTTTTAATAACCCTTTTAATAACAAACCAATTAATTGCTAAAACATATTAAGTTCAGTTTAAAACCAATTTAGAACCAGTTAATTTTTATAAACTAGTTTACAATCGGTTTGTATTCATAAACTGGTTTTATATTTAGAACTCTTTTAGAACCAATTTTTTTGGGtttctgaaataaaataaaaaatttaaaagtatttttttttaaggaaaaaacTTATTTACacaatttcttttatatttttttttgggtTTCCTGTTTTAGCGAGGTCTACAGTGTGCGCTAATTATACTTGCTAAAAGTATAATGAGTGGCAAACCCTTATTATGAAGGGTTGTCAGAGGATTTGAAAGGTTGCTATTGTGTTAAAACAATATCACGTAGGGATTATGAGAAGCTTTGTATACTGGAATTCTATGAATGAATTAAATATCCCTCCTCTCAAGTCAAGGGTTGGGATATTTATAGGATCTTCTTGGGCCTGGATCTTTGAGCACAAGAAAGAAAGTAAGCGCATCTATCTCTCTATCTCTCATGGATCGAGGGGTAGTTTGTTTTACTTCACAAAAGAGCATGTTGGATCATGCATATATACATGGCCAAAAAAAAGTTCTTCTATGGAGAAGGCCCCAATGCTAGGCAATGAGTCTAGGGACCTCAAAAAAATTAAGGAATTTCGACTTGCAAGTGTGATATTTAGTTTGCAAACATTATAATTTGTTATCAAACATTTCTCTTTGGTGTACTTATTTAAATAGCAATGATATGAAGCACTGACACAAacattggacatgacactaaaaCTCAAACACTCGATCAAATGCATTGCAAATACACGTTAGGGTCTTGTTAGTGTCAGAAAAAATCTTTAATCTGAAGTATCGATTCTACATTGATATAAAGACTAACTTGATGAGTTATGATTTTGTATCTTAGGGAACTTGGTATTGGCATTGTTGTCTATAGGTAGTAGAAAAGAAATTATCTTACAGAAACTATTAACAATTTAATACTGTGAATTACACTACACAGTATCCTTATTAAGCTGAAAGTACCCAAGTAGTAATCTTCAATTTTTGTAGTATATGCCTAGATTTCAAGCTTAAAACATACCACTGAATCAAACTACATTTGAGAAGGTTAATGATCTAGCTACAAAAAAGGGATGTACTCCATCACAACTTGCATTACCATGGCTTCATCACCCAAGCAAACGACGTGTATTTTTCAAGAAATCTTGGTGGAAGAATTTGTAGTTCTAACCTTAATTATTCTAGAGTATTAAGAGAGAAAATGACTGCTAGAGAAGCGGAAAACATGACAGTGGAGTCTCGAATAAACACTTTAGTGGAGGCCTCTTGGTGCCAAATTTTATGTGCAACTAGCAGCTAAAAGCTttatgcaaaaaaaaataaaatggttaagtatatttttggtccctaaaaaaaatctcaaattttatttttaatctctactaaaaaaataacatatttttgtcctataaaataatcatttaaaaataaggattaaaaatacacattggtttaacaTTCTAAACATGTctataaaataatcatttaaaaatacacattggtttaacaATAAGgattaaaactacgtgcataataattttgtagtgaccaaaacatgtcatttatttaatagggaccaaaatcaaaatttgataattttatggggaccaaaaatatatttaacccaaaataaAATATGGTTGACTGATGAGTGCATTTTAATACACCTTTTATTTGATGTTATGAAAATTTTAGAGTTTTTGGCTCTGTTTGGTAGAAATAGCGGCTGACTGATAAGGTAGCTGATAGCTTATggttgatggctgatgactgatagcttatatcttatagctgatgactgatgacttatagctaaTAAGttgattgaagtgtttggtaaaattagcggttcaactagctgattaattaaaatgatataaaagatatttaatatataattattttattttaaattaaaataaattatagagggtaaaagtggattttagttaaaataataagggtaaaaatgaaagaaaaaatgataagctataagctataagctaaaatgctatttgaaatagcgtctgaaaaataagctataagataGTAAAATAAGATATAAACTCGTAATGAAAAGCTCGTTATCAAACAGGTCTTTTATTGTTATATGaatttataagctataagctataagctataagacataagttcAAAAATGGGCATGTCAAACAGAGCCTTTGGTGTTGATTTTAATGCGTTAGTGTGTTTTTAAAGTGAAGTTAAaatttggttttatttatttcctttacTTATTTTTAGAATAAAGTATGTTTTTCCACTATTTCACTAAGCAGATCATAACTCAAGCTACAAGTATTCGATTGATTTCAAAGGCCAATTGGAAGTACGTTGAAAAGCTAAGAAAAAAAGCAACAAGTTTCATGTTGATTTCAAAGGCCAATTGAAAGTGCAGAAGagtcaaataattaatttttgttgcagattaATGAAAATAAAGTAATTAGTTTTAGGTCAAACTTATGTTTTTCGGATTCAGTACTTTTAAAGCCCAAACCGTTTTTAGATTTATTATGACTTTGAATCAGAATAAGGGAGGCCgaatcacaaaattttgaacacaaATTTGTTTGAAGTTTTTCTCGCCGACTAAACCTTTCTTTCGATATGTTGTTTCATCAATTCATCAAAACCGAAAGTTTTTATGTTATATCTTTAATTtcattattgttatttattttctattaattttgtTTGTATTTTAATACTTAATTTGAATGCCGGTAGAATTGATAGGATTTAGTTCGATAGAGTTTggtttttttaaacataattgaTAGATTCTAGTTTTACTATATTTGATTGTATAACTATAACTCACCGTCaactagagctgtcaatatgggctacccaGTCCTAAACGGGCCGGCCCTAGCGGGCCCTGGGCTTTTAGGGTTGGACCAAAATGGGCCCTGTATAATATGGGCTCCTgatttactacccgagcccggccctagatgggcttcgggctattcggccctaaatgggcttttttatttaaaaaaattaaaataaaaataattattataaattaaattaaattttttgttattttaaacgtaatacatttttaagtactatactatctcttataaatactataatgtgtttctaaatacaatatatgtctaaattgtataaaataatacttgaatatttattataagagaaaaactaatttaatacgatgaaaaaatattgattatattagtgtataatatttaaaagagaaagattaaataaaatagagataaaatttagtgaagtgagaaaaatc encodes the following:
- the LOC131626845 gene encoding probable aldo-keto reductase 2 encodes the protein MTKVGRMKLGSQGMEVSSQGLGCMSMSTGIYGPPKPEPDMIALIHHAIQSGVTLLDTSDVYGPHTNELLLGKALKGEVREKAELATKFGARFREGKFEILGDPAYVREACEGSLKRLDIDSIDLYYQHRIDTRLPVEVTIGELKKLVEEGKIKYIGLSEASAATIRRAHAVHPITAVQLEWSLWSRDVEEEIIPTCRELGIGIVAYSPLGRGFFSSGKKLVENLHQDDYRKYSPRFQPENLQQNQTIFDKVNELAAKKGCTPSQLALAWLHHQGNDVCPIPGTTKLENFNENIGALSVKLTQEELTEIESLADIVKGDRYAESNSTWEYSDTPPLSSWNAAK
- the LOC131626847 gene encoding probable aldo-keto reductase 2 — encoded protein: MSKVGRMKLGSQGMEVSLQGLGCMSMSAFYGPPKPEPDMIALIHHAIQSGVTFLDTSDIYGPHTNELLLGKALKGVRENVQLATKFGVRAREGKFEICGDPAYVREACEGSLKRLDIDSIDLYYQHRIDTRLPIEVTIGELKKLVEEGKIKYIGLSEASAATIRRAHAVHPITAVQLEWSLWSRDVEEEIIPTCRELGIGIVAYSPLGRGFFSSGTKLLENLQQDDYRKHLPRFQPENLKQNQTIFDKVNELAAKKGCTPPQLALAWLHHQGDDVCPIPGTTKIENLNQNIGALSVKLTPEELAEIESLADAVRGDRYAEGISTWKDSDTPPLSSWKAAQ